The bacterium nucleotide sequence GGGATCACGGGGGTGGCCAGCGGAAAGGGAAGGTCCTTCCACTTCATCCGAAAGACCATTGACCCATCCCGGTCGGCCACGAAGAGGCCGTCCGGGCCAGCGGCGAGGGCCATGGGGGATGGGATCTTGGGGTCGTCCCGCAGGATCGTAGCGGCCATCGAGGTCTTGAGCTCGAGACGAATGAGGTCCTTCTGGTCGGGTTCAGTGAAATAGAGGCAATCGGTCTTGGAATCGTACAGCAGGTCCCAGATACGAAAGTCACCCGGAAGGGTGGTGACGGTCCTGGCCCGGAGGTCCAAGACCCGCAAATGAAGGCTCCCCCGGTCGTAAACCACAAGTCGATCGGGTGGAGCGAACACCAGCCGGCCGGGCGAATTGAGGTTTGCTTTATCGAAGGGTCCATCGATGTTCCCGGAGGTCCCGGTCCCGACCAAGGTCTGGACCTCGTTCTTCCGGTCCAAGAGAACCACGCGGACCCTGGAGTTGTCCGTGTCCGCCACAAAAAGTCTTTCTCCCTCGGGATCGAACGCGAGTCCCGAGGGGTTATTGAACCGTGCCCGCTGGAACGCCCCGTCCCGGTATCCGGCCTCAAATCCACCCGCGACCAGGCTGTTGAAGTATTCCATGGGGGCCGGATCGGACCAAACGATCGAATCCGACCCGAAGAAGGAAGTGAAAAGGAAAAGAATGGGCAAGCCGAGTTTCAGGCGGAGCATGGAACCTCCTTGGTTCGCGGGGGATGGGCGCTTGTTTTCCGATGATATGAGGCCCTATTGGTAAATCGTTGGATTTTATCACAAATACAATCCCTCCCGTGAGAACGGATGAGCGGTCCGGGAATGGAACGAAAATACCTTTCACCGTCAAAACAGACCGGCTGTGATAAGATTGCCCGAATTCCAGTTGCCCGATCCGATTCCATTTTGGGAAAAAGAATGCCCGCCAAACGCACCCTTCCGGTCCGAACGGATTTCGAACGCCATAAGGACACCTATCGTCAGGAGATCAAGGAGTCCATTTCTTTCATTGGACAGGACCTTGAATTTTTCACCAAGGTCAAGGTGGACTCCCTATTGGATTTGACCCGTCGATTGGTAGGGGATCCCTCGGGCCTGAGGATCCTGGACGTGGGTTGCGGTATCGGGATCACGGACCGCCATCTGACCGGGCGGTTCAATAGGCTTTACGGGGTGGACGTAAGTCCGGGTATCGTCCGCAAGGCGAAAGCCCTCAATCCCAAAGCCACCTACCGTCATTACAATGGGGACAGGCTACCTTTTCCATCCGGATCCATGGATGTGACCTTCGCCATTTGCGTCATGCATCACGTCAAACCCGACGGTCTCCAGCGGTTCACGGAGGAGATGGGCAGGGTCACCCGGAAAGGGGGGCTTATGGTCATCTATGAGCATAATCCCTTGAATCCCTTGACCCGAGTCGCCGTCTCCCGTTGTGAAATGGACCATGACGCGATCTTGCTGAGAATGGGGCAGGTTGGTTCCTTGTTGGGTAAAAGCGGCGAGATCCTAGAAAAACGGTACATCCTATTCACGCCCCTGCGCCCGGCTCTCTTTCGGGCTTTGGACAGGTCCTTGGCCTGGCTTCCCTTGGGAGCTCAATATTATGTCGCGGCCCGCAGGCCCCACTGATCCGACATGGTCCAAAGAACAGGGAAAAAGGTCGGCAGCGGATGGGTTGGTTTAGGTCCGGGTCAAAGGATCGTAACTGAGCCGCAGCAACAGGGCCCGGCCCAGGTATTTCAGGAGGGTGGAAAGGCCTAGCTTCGATTCCCCCCGGGTGCGGTCGATAAATTCGATGGGAACTTCCTTCAACCTTAATCCGGCCAAGCGGCAGCGGTAAAGGATCTCCGAGACCGTGAAAGGGTCCCGAGCCTGGAGGGTCCCCACTTGGATGGCCTTGAGGGCGGCCTTGGAAAAGGCCCGGAACCCCGAGGTGGGATCCCTGGGGGAAAGACCCAGCACGAACTTCAGGTAATAACGGGCGAAATTGCTGGTCCATTGCCGGTGGAACGGCCGGTCCATATCCTTGCC carries:
- a CDS encoding methyltransferase domain-containing protein; this translates as MPAKRTLPVRTDFERHKDTYRQEIKESISFIGQDLEFFTKVKVDSLLDLTRRLVGDPSGLRILDVGCGIGITDRHLTGRFNRLYGVDVSPGIVRKAKALNPKATYRHYNGDRLPFPSGSMDVTFAICVMHHVKPDGLQRFTEEMGRVTRKGGLMVIYEHNPLNPLTRVAVSRCEMDHDAILLRMGQVGSLLGKSGEILEKRYILFTPLRPALFRALDRSLAWLPLGAQYYVAARRPH
- a CDS encoding glycosyltransferase; translated protein: LFLLQWDRSVKGRGWAGRDGFVKALSMGADAVVEMDADLSHQPRFIPSMLEPLEKKQADVVIGSRYMEGGKDMDRPFHRQWTSNFARYYLKFVLGLSPRDPTSGFRAFSKAALKAIQVGTLQARDPFTVSEILYRCRLAGLRLKEVPIEFIDRTRGESKLGLSTLLKYLGRALLLRLSYDPLTRT